Proteins from one Ipomoea triloba cultivar NCNSP0323 chromosome 1, ASM357664v1 genomic window:
- the LOC115998910 gene encoding uncharacterized protein LOC115998910 — MPFLLHPCNCSIFNPNFPLFNSVLYTTAPQFPVILTSPKAKTPNPNSGSSKNLVFSSGSSIWRRVRVPLCSKQETYEEPGKLKSEELELLNKPSPKPIDDQPEAETLEESKKPSKDELLEPFHRLFSHAESLDEKHVSELDSKGEAIQEGKKVSVEYFEPKPGDFVVGVVVSGNDRKLDVNIGADLLGVMLTKDVLPLHGKEMGDLLCDLEKDAEKVMVGGKVGIVKNDEALGGEPLLGKPVVDPGTVLFAEVLGRTLSGRPLLSSRRLFRRMAWHRVRQIKHLNEPIEVKITEWNTGGLLTRIEGLRAFLPKAELLNRVNSFRELKENVGRRIHVLIARINEETNDLILTEKEAWNMLNLQEGKLLEGTVWKIFPHGAQIRIGETNRSGILHISNITKGRITSVGDLLAVNEKVKVLVVKSMFPDKISLSIADLESEPGLFLSNKEKVFSEAEWMAKRYRQGIPASSMTRKREPLPTNSLPFEDGESMYANWKWFKFQKDNEESTP; from the exons ATGCCCTTCCTTCTTCATCCCTGTAATTGCTCCATTTTCAACCCAAATTTCCCACTCTTTAATTCAGTTCTATACACCACCGCCCCTCAATTTCCGGTTATTCTAACCTCCCCAAAGGCTAAAACCCCAAACCCCAACTCTGGGTCTTCCAAGAACCTTGTTTTTTCTTCGGGTTCTTCAATTTGGAGACGGGTACGGGTCCCACTCTGCTCTAAACAGGAGACATATGAGGAGCCTGGAAAGCTTAAAAGTGAGGAGCTTGAATTGCTAAATAAGCCATCACCTAAGCCAATAGACGACCAGCCTGAGGCAGAAACCCTAGAGGAATCTAAAAAGCCTAGTAAAGATGAACTCTTGGAGCCTTTTCATCGGCTCTTCTCGCATGCGGAGTCACTGGATGAAAAACACGTTTCCGAATTGGACAGTAAGGGTGAAGCTATTCAGGAAGGAAAGAAAGTTAGTGTTGAGTATTTTGAGCCAAAACCAGGGGATTTTGTGGTGGGTGTGGTGGTCTCCGGCAATGACAGGAAGCTTGATGTGAATATTGGTGCTGACCTCTTGGGCGTGATGCTGACTAAGGATGTGTTGCCATTACATGGTAAGGAGATGGGGGATTTGTTGTGTGATTTGGAGAAGGATGCTGAGAAGGTGATGGTGGGAGGGAAGGTGGGAATTGTGAAAAATGATGAGGCCCTAGGTGGGGAGCCATTGCTAGGTAAGCCTGTGGTGGATCCTGGGACTGTCTTGTTTGCTGAGGTTCTTGGAAGAACTCTCAGTGGTCGCCCATTGCTCTCTTCAAGAAGGCTCTTTAGACGAATGGCGTGGCATCGAGTGAGGCAG ATCAAACACCTTAATGAACCTATCGAGGTCAAGATAACCGAGTGGAATACTGGTGGTCTCCTGACAAGAATAGAG GGATTGCGTGCTTTTCTTCCAAAGGCTGAGTTATTGAACAGAGTAAACAGTTTCAGAGAGCTGAAGGAGAAT GTGGGACGCCGGATACATGTACTGATTGCCAGAATAAATGAAGAAACTAATGACTTAATACTGACTGAGAAGGAAGCTTGG AACATGTTAAATCTTCAAGAGGGGAAACTTTTGGAAGGAACTGTCTGGAAAATTTTTCCACATGGCGCACAGATAAGGATAGGTGAAACGAATCGTAG TGGGATACTGCACATTTCGAACATCACTAAAGGCCGGATTACTTCAGTTGGTGACTTGTTAGCCGTGAATGAGAAGGTTAAAGTTTTGGTCGTGAAGTCAATGTTTCCCGACAAAATATCTCTGAG TATCGCAGATCTTGAAAGTGAGCCGGGGTTATTTTTATCAAACAAAGAG AAAGTATTTTCGGAAGCAGAATGGATGGCCAAGAGATACAGGCAGGGCATCCCAGCTTCTTCAATGACCCGTAAAAGAGAACCCCTTCCAACCAACAGTCTTCCTTTCGAAGATGGAGAAAGTATGTACGCGAATTGGAAATGGTTCAAATTTCAAAAGGATAACGAGGAATCAACCCCGTGA